ACGCCGCATCAGCGCAACATCTTCGATCTTGGCGCCGCTCGGGCCGAAGCCAGTGGAGGTTTTCACAAAATGTGCGCCCGCTTCGCGCGAGAGCAGGCAGGCCTTGATCTTTTCTTCGTCGCTGAGATAACAGTTCTCCAGAATCACTTTGACATGAGCAGGATGCGCGGCTTCGACAACGGCGTGAATGTCATGCGCGATAAAATCATATTCCCCGGATTTCAGGCGGCCAACGTTGATCACCATATCGATTTCACAAGCGCCCTGCTCGACGCATTGCTTCGTTTCATAAGCTTTGACTTCGGTGGTGTTCGCGCCGAGCGGAAAGCCGGCCACAGTGCACACCAGCACTTTGCTGCCGCGCAAGAGATGGCTGCAATAAGATACCCAGGTGGGATTCACACACACGCTGGCAAACTCGAACGCCGCGGCTTCCTGGCAGAGCTTTTCGATTTGCTGCCGCGTTGCTTCCGGCTTGAGCAGGGTGTGATCGATGTAGCGCGCTGCGAGTTCCTTCACCGGCGCAATGCCGGGCTCCGCGCCGACGCGGCACGCGCCGTGATTCACCATTTGCGTGACCAGCTCACTCTTGCAATCCGGGCACACCCAGCACCAGTTGCAATGCGGCGTGTGCTGATGCCGAGCCAGCTCTTCAGCGATGAGGCGGTCGATGCGGGCGTTGAGGTTCATAAGAAATCAAGATTGATGATGAATTAAGGTCTTGGGAGGCGGGCTGCCGGAGAATTCAATTGCTCCGTCTTGCAGGTTATTGCTCCAATGAATTTATTTTGTGCGTTCATCGAGCCAGCGCTGAAACGAACGCGAGCTTTCACCCGATGGCCTCCCAAGAATGAGGCCCTCGATGCTCAAATCTTCATCCAGGTCAGGCCAGTGAATGCCCTCCCCTTTGCCGATTAAACGCCAATTGCTGCGTTCTTCAGGCTTGCCGTGTAGAAGCCGAGGATACCATGCCAATGGAACGGAAATGGTGCGGCCATCTGTCAAGTCCACCGTCAATGAATCTTCAGTGACCACGACATTATGCGCTTTCAACTCCTGAGTGTCACTCCCTGAAGAAGTCATTCCCGCCTTGCACTAGCGGAACTCAGTTCGCATGGTCAACGATTCGGAACATCGATGGCATCAATGACCCCCACGATCACCGCTTGCACGGGAATCTTGGGATTGTTGAGCAGCATGCGCGCGCCGCCGCCCTCGCGATTCACCAGCACCAAATCATGTGGCCCGGCATCGACTTTATCGACGGCAATCAAAGTTTCACCCTTTTCGGTTTTGCCGTCAAGTTCAACCGGCTGCACCAGCAGCAGCTTGTGGCCGCGCAGATGTTCGTTTTTGATGGTGGAGACCACGTCTCCGACAACGCGGCAAATAAGCATGAAATATTCTCACGATTCTGACGCGGCCAAAATAATCAGAAAAGCCAGGAAATGCAAATTGAAATTCCGCACGGCCAGCACCCGGGGTGACAGGGCGAAGCCCAACCTCGGCATGACAATCTCCGCAAATGCCTCGACGAGGTCTGGCGAAGCATCACACCGTCTGGTGTGTCATGCGGGACGCATCTTTTTGAGCGTCCGGCACGATCATGGTGGACTTTGCGACTCACAGCTTGCCCCAAAAGACCCTGGAGGAATGACACGACTGCTGAAGAAGTGGGGGGCAAGGCCCCAACAAAAAACTCCTGGCCCGGGCTTTGAAGCAACCTCCGGAGTTGGACAAAAATTCTTCATTCTGAAAATTTGCTGCTGCCTTTTGAAATTTCTGTAACACACTTTGATAGGGCAAGAAGTTGCGGCTACATTATCCGCACTTGGAGATGAAATTCGAATCACGCGAGCAGGGGACTGGCGATCTGATTTGTCTCCCTACTCCCTACTTCCTGGCTTCCGCATCGTTGAGTTTCAGTTCGAATCTGATCAATATTGGAGAACAAAAATGATCAAAACTCATCTTTTTGCAGCTTATGCCAGTTGCACTCTGTTGTGGTGCAGCTTGGCAATCGAGCTTGCCGCGCAAGGCCTGTCGCAATCTGTTCAACAACTCACGTTTCGAAAGGTCGATATTCCCATCGAAGGGGAATACATCGACGCGGTTTTTTATACCGATTCACTAACACAAGAATTGCGGCCCAAGATCGTTATCAGAGAAGAAAGTGTCGATTTTGTCTCGCGCGAGGGGTCGCTCAAAAACCGTGTCATTACACCTAACGGACGGTTTGCCACGATCGCAGGAAGTGGCAAGTATATCGGTTTCTATAAAGATG
The window above is part of the bacterium genome. Proteins encoded here:
- the deoC gene encoding deoxyribose-phosphate aldolase: MAPVKELAARYIDHTLLKPEATRQQIEKLCQEAAAFEFASVCVNPTWVSYCSHLLRGSKVLVCTVAGFPLGANTTEVKAYETKQCVEQGACEIDMVINVGRLKSGEYDFIAHDIHAVVEAAHPAHVKVILENCYLSDEEKIKACLLSREAGAHFVKTSTGFGPSGAKIEDVALMRRVVGEQLGVKAAGGIREYDTASKMIAAGASRLGASASIAILEHRKAA
- a CDS encoding DUF2442 domain-containing protein, with protein sequence MTSSGSDTQELKAHNVVVTEDSLTVDLTDGRTISVPLAWYPRLLHGKPEERSNWRLIGKGEGIHWPDLDEDLSIEGLILGRPSGESSRSFQRWLDERTK
- a CDS encoding EutN/CcmL family microcompartment protein — translated: MLICRVVGDVVSTIKNEHLRGHKLLLVQPVELDGKTEKGETLIAVDKVDAGPHDLVLVNREGGGARMLLNNPKIPVQAVIVGVIDAIDVPNR